A stretch of DNA from Romeriopsis navalis LEGE 11480:
CGCCGAACAAGTCCGGCATTATCAACCCTCGAAGTTGGCGGCGATGGAAGCGCAGTGGGAAGATATTCCTGCCGGTTCGACGGCGGATTGGAGTTTGGTGTCGTTGCCGAGTAACAAAACCGAAAGTAATCGATTTGAAATTAAGGTGCCCCAGGGATTGGGCTATGTGTTGGAGTTTAAGTCAACGCTCTCCGAGCCAATTCGGGGCTTGAAGTCTTGGTCCCAGCGCGATCGGCCCCATGCGATCGGCTTAATCTATTACGCATTTCGGATCATGAGCGGGATTGGCTTTGCGTTGGCGGGGTTGATGCTGGTCAGTGTCGTGCAATGGTTGCGGGGGAAGTTAGTGGCGGGGGCGATCGCCGATCAGAAGTGGCTACTGCGGGGATGGTTGTTTGCGGCGCCGCTTGGTTATATTGCGGTGGAGTCGGGGTGGATTGTGCGCTGTGTGGGGCGGCAGCCTTGGACTGTATATGGCGAGTTGCGCACGGCGGATATGGCATCGAATTTGCCAGCCGGAGAGATTTTGGCGTCGCTGACGGGGTTTGCGGTGTTGTATAGCGTGCTGTTTGTGACGACGTTGTATTTTGCCAGTCGAATTATTGTGAAGGGGCCGAATCTGGAGCTGCCGATTCCGGCGGTGGCCTTGAAACCGGGCGTAGAGATTGAACCTGCTGACCATGAACCGAATCGTCGTCCCACTGAAGCACAGCAATAGGAGCCTTGAATTAGATGGACGCATTACAGCATTTTTTGCCCCAGGTATGGTTTGTGATTTTGGGGTTGTTTTTGTTTTTGTATATCACTCTCGATGGGTTTGATCTGGGGGTGGGCATTCTGTCGCTGACGGCTTCGACTGAGGCGCGGCGGAGCATTTTGATGACGAGTTTGGGCAATGTCTGGGATGCGAATGAGACGTGGTTGGTGCTGATGGGTGGTGCGTTGTTTGGGGCGTTTCCGTTAGCCTATGGCACGATTCTCACAGCGTTGTATATTCCGGCAGTGGTGATGATTGTGGGATTGATTTTGCGGGCGGTGGCGTTTGAATTTCGCGAGAATGCCGATCGTAAAACTATCTGGAATCTGGCCTTTGGCATCGGCAGCTTTCTGGCAGCTTTGGGCCAGGGATTTGCTTTGGGTTCGGTGTTTGAAGGGATTCGTGTGGATGGGGCGGGCCACTTTGTCGGTGGGATTTGGGATTGGTTGAGTTGGCGATCGATTCTGGTGGCTTTGACGCTGATTCAAGGGTATGTGTTGATTGGTTCGACGTATCTGGTGATGAAGACGACGGATGGATTGCAGCAGACCTATGTGAAAACGGCGAAGTTGGCGGCGTTGACGACGCTGGCGGGGGCGATTTTTATTACGACGAGTACGCCGATTTTTTATGAGCAGGTGCGTTTGCATTTGTTCTCGCCGCCTTTGCTGTATGTGTTTGGAGCGATTCCGGTATTGGGGTTGCTGCTGGTCGGGTTGCTGTGGCGGAGTCTGACGCGGGGGGAGGAGCGCAGTCCGTTTGTGTGGACGGTGTTGATCTTTTTGCTGTCGTTTTTGGGTTTGGGGTTGATTATTTTCCCCTATGTGATTCCGCCTTCGATCACGATTTATCAGGCGGCGGCTTCACCGAGTTCGCTGGTGTTCATGATTATTTTTATGGGCTTTTTGATCCCGATTATGTTGTTCTACAACATTTACAATTACGTAGTGTTTCGGGGCAAGGTGACTGAGGCGCACGATTAAGCGGATGGTTTGAGGGGGGCTTGGATGATTGAGATTGTGCGGGCGGATTATGGCGCTTTGGCGCATGGTGAGGCGATCGTGAACCTTATGAGTGAGTATGCCTGTGACCCCATGGGTGGCGGGCAGGATTTGTCGGTGGCGGTGAAGGCGAATCTGGTGGCGGCATTAGCGCAGCGGCCGATCGCGCATACAATTTTGGCGTTTGTTGATGGTGAGGCGGCGGGGTTGGTGAATTGTTTGGAGGGGTTTTCGACTTTTGCTTGCAAGCCGCTGCTGAATATTCATGATGTGATTGTGTCGAAGGCGCATCGGGGGCAGGGGTTGTCGAAGCGGATGCTGGCGGAGGCGGAGGCAATTGCGCGGGAGCTGGGCTGCTGCAAGCTGACGCTGGAGGTGTTGGAAGGAAACCGGGTGGCGCAGAAGGCTTATCGGGCTTGTGGGTTTAGTGGGTATGAGTTAGACCCGGCGATGGGTCAGGCGATGTTTTGGGATAAGCGGCTGGATGCGTAGGTTTTGGGGGTTGTGTGATAGTTGATGCTCGATCGTCGTGGCGGCGAGTACACTAGAGGCGCAATTTCGCTGATCAATCGCATTATGTTAAGTCGTCGCTGGTTGCCTTTGCTTGTGCCGTTTGCGCTATGGATGTTTGGCTGTGATCCAGGTAAGTCGATCCAGGCGGATGTGCAGGCGTTATTGTCGAAGGCGGAAACGCAGACGATCGACTTTGCAACGGTCGGTCCAGAAGGTTGGCAAAAGATGTGTGTCTTGTCGCCTTATACGGATAATGCGGCGGCGAAGCAAGTTCTTGGTGTGGTTTGGGATGCGGAGAAAAACACAAAAATTGCCGATAATGATGGGATTTATGTGTTGGCGTTTGTGGCGGGCGATCAGGTGACGGGCTATGCCGAGATGCCGCGTCAGCCCAAGCAGGATTTGTTGTCGCTGAAGCCGCCTTGCGTCGATCGCTCTAATGCAAAGCTGAAGTTAAAGCCGGATGGGACTTGGGAGACGGCGTTGAAGTAGCTGAATATTGACCGACGTGAATCCGCTT
This window harbors:
- the cydB gene encoding cytochrome d ubiquinol oxidase subunit II codes for the protein MDALQHFLPQVWFVILGLFLFLYITLDGFDLGVGILSLTASTEARRSILMTSLGNVWDANETWLVLMGGALFGAFPLAYGTILTALYIPAVVMIVGLILRAVAFEFRENADRKTIWNLAFGIGSFLAALGQGFALGSVFEGIRVDGAGHFVGGIWDWLSWRSILVALTLIQGYVLIGSTYLVMKTTDGLQQTYVKTAKLAALTTLAGAIFITTSTPIFYEQVRLHLFSPPLLYVFGAIPVLGLLLVGLLWRSLTRGEERSPFVWTVLIFLLSFLGLGLIIFPYVIPPSITIYQAAASPSSLVFMIIFMGFLIPIMLFYNIYNYVVFRGKVTEAHD
- a CDS encoding GNAT family N-acetyltransferase, whose product is MIEIVRADYGALAHGEAIVNLMSEYACDPMGGGQDLSVAVKANLVAALAQRPIAHTILAFVDGEAAGLVNCLEGFSTFACKPLLNIHDVIVSKAHRGQGLSKRMLAEAEAIARELGCCKLTLEVLEGNRVAQKAYRACGFSGYELDPAMGQAMFWDKRLDA